The Kroppenstedtia pulmonis genome has a segment encoding these proteins:
- a CDS encoding response regulator transcription factor → MTKVLLLEDEEGIRSFVRINLKRQGYEVVEAETGEEALEICNRESDITLAILDVMLPGIDGFEVCRVLREQSPSMGIIMLTAKGQGHDKVEGFDCGADDYVTKPFHTPELLARLKALTRRIELEQKDHSSILNVPPFILSLHQRTLFKQEEEIDLTPKEFSIIQLLMEKKNSAVSRDSILNEVWGRNYIGDLKTVDIHIRRIRKKVEDNPSQPVYLTTVWGHGYMWKPGS, encoded by the coding sequence ATGACCAAAGTACTGCTGTTGGAAGATGAGGAGGGGATCCGCAGTTTTGTTCGGATTAACCTCAAACGCCAAGGCTATGAGGTTGTGGAAGCCGAAACGGGTGAAGAAGCTTTAGAGATCTGCAACCGGGAATCCGACATTACCTTGGCCATTTTGGATGTCATGCTCCCAGGAATCGATGGATTTGAGGTATGCAGAGTTTTGCGGGAACAGTCTCCCAGTATGGGAATTATCATGTTAACGGCAAAAGGACAGGGACATGACAAAGTGGAAGGTTTCGACTGCGGCGCTGATGATTATGTAACCAAGCCCTTTCACACACCCGAACTACTGGCACGCCTGAAGGCATTAACACGTAGGATCGAGCTGGAACAAAAGGACCATTCATCCATTCTGAACGTTCCTCCATTCATTCTCTCTCTTCACCAACGAACTTTGTTTAAACAGGAAGAGGAAATCGATCTTACACCCAAGGAATTCTCCATCATTCAACTTTTGATGGAAAAAAAGAATTCGGCTGTCAGCCGGGACAGTATTCTGAATGAAGTGTGGGGGCGCAATTACATCGGAGATTTGAAAACGGTGGATATCCATATTCGAAGAATAAGAAAAAAAGTGGAAGACAATCCGTCCCAACCCGTTTATCTGACGACGGTATGGGGACATGGATATATGTGGAAACCAGGATCATGA
- a CDS encoding sensor histidine kinase translates to MKSHGIQYQISFYFGILIILIVIVLETLFIFSIRQYYYGNAEDDLIRQATVSASFYNLYAPSGSLKEKGRYILENGMVDPRHTFEIIDWEYRVLLNAEGLSPGHQVMTSDVSMAMTDQIGVWTGTSEQTKERILAVSTPLKTGDRIVGILRFSTSIEALDRTVLNITWIALLVGITVILLFLVISSVLSKRIVKPIEELTRVAKTMAEGNFDTKASKYYNDEVGTLADTLNYLSDEIVKADKMKNDFISSVSHELRTPLTSIKGWGDTLLTGDLDDREETKAGLSVISRETERLTRLVEDLLDFSKLQSGRFSLQLNRLDLNPLVHEIKDQFSFRKSGKSVDIEAHTTSLPLEVLGDRYRLQQVLVNLVDNAIKFSPPGGIIRIKTEQRGGRAVVIVSDEGPGIPPAELKQVKEKFYKGRTNRSGSGLGLAISEEMIQLHHGRLEIHSLLGQGTRVLIRLPLLPARTYDH, encoded by the coding sequence ATGAAATCACATGGAATCCAGTATCAGATTTCCTTTTATTTCGGTATCCTGATCATCTTGATTGTCATCGTCCTGGAAACTTTGTTTATCTTCTCCATTCGACAATACTATTATGGCAATGCGGAAGACGATCTGATCCGCCAAGCTACTGTCTCAGCTTCCTTTTACAATCTGTACGCCCCATCCGGTTCATTGAAAGAAAAGGGGCGATACATACTGGAAAATGGGATGGTGGATCCCCGTCACACATTTGAAATCATTGACTGGGAATACCGTGTGTTACTCAATGCTGAGGGGTTAAGTCCCGGTCACCAAGTGATGACGTCAGATGTTTCCATGGCAATGACTGATCAAATCGGGGTATGGACAGGGACAAGTGAACAAACAAAAGAACGAATTCTTGCTGTGTCCACACCATTGAAAACAGGAGATCGCATCGTGGGTATCCTTCGTTTCAGCACCTCGATTGAGGCACTGGACCGAACCGTTCTCAATATTACCTGGATCGCATTGTTGGTCGGTATTACCGTCATTCTGCTGTTTCTTGTCATCAGCTCAGTCCTGTCCAAACGAATTGTCAAGCCGATCGAAGAGTTGACCCGAGTCGCCAAAACAATGGCAGAAGGAAATTTTGATACCAAGGCATCCAAGTATTACAATGACGAAGTCGGTACATTGGCAGATACACTGAACTATTTATCCGATGAGATCGTAAAAGCGGACAAGATGAAAAATGATTTTATCTCTTCCGTCTCCCATGAATTACGAACTCCCCTTACCTCGATCAAAGGATGGGGGGATACCTTGTTAACCGGAGATTTAGATGATCGGGAAGAAACCAAGGCGGGTCTGTCTGTCATCTCCCGGGAAACAGAACGCCTGACCCGTTTGGTAGAGGATTTGCTCGATTTTTCCAAATTGCAGTCCGGTCGCTTTTCCCTACAGTTGAACAGGTTGGACCTTAATCCCCTTGTACATGAAATCAAGGATCAGTTCAGCTTCAGAAAGAGCGGAAAGTCTGTAGATATTGAAGCCCATACCACCTCTTTACCTTTGGAAGTCCTGGGTGACCGCTATCGCTTGCAACAGGTTCTTGTTAATCTGGTAGATAATGCGATTAAATTCTCCCCTCCCGGAGGAATTATCCGGATTAAAACTGAACAGCGGGGAGGCAGGGCTGTTGTGATTGTTTCCGATGAGGGTCCCGGAATTCCACCTGCCGAGTTGAAGCAAGTAAAAGAAAAGTTCTACAAGGGCCGGACCAATCGCTCCGGAAGCGGGTTGGGATTGGCCATTTCCGAGGAGATGATTCAACTTCACCATGGTCGTCTGGAAATCCACAGTCTGCTTGGCCAGGGAACCCGAGTTTTGATCCGGTTACCGCTTCTGCCTGCCCGGACATATGATCATTAA
- the sigB gene encoding RNA polymerase sigma factor SigB, producing the protein MSTRPQKHHFTEEKIVEKIKQYQESGDPVIQEELVFYYTSLVETLASKFSRGTEPFEDLAQVGMIGLLAALKRYDDSYGRSFEGFAVPTIVGEIKRYIRDKTWSVHVPRRIKELGPRIKKAVEELTIQFQRSPQVDEIAEYLKVTPEEVLETMEMGRSYHAVSVDSPIEASSDGSHVTLLDLVGNQESGFEQVDQQILLKKAFQVLTDRERDIIHMTFFENLSQKQTGESLGISQMHVSRLQRRALRKLRESIRLEPTEVM; encoded by the coding sequence GTGTCGACTCGCCCGCAAAAACACCATTTTACTGAAGAAAAAATAGTAGAAAAGATTAAGCAGTATCAAGAGAGTGGAGATCCCGTCATTCAGGAGGAATTGGTTTTTTATTACACCTCTTTGGTAGAGACCCTGGCATCAAAATTTTCCAGGGGGACAGAACCCTTTGAGGACTTGGCTCAGGTGGGCATGATCGGCTTGCTGGCGGCTTTGAAGCGATACGATGATTCCTATGGTCGAAGCTTTGAAGGTTTTGCCGTACCGACTATTGTGGGAGAGATCAAGCGGTACATCCGTGATAAAACATGGAGTGTTCATGTTCCACGCAGAATTAAAGAGCTTGGTCCAAGGATCAAAAAGGCAGTAGAGGAACTGACGATCCAATTTCAACGTTCACCTCAAGTGGATGAAATTGCAGAATATTTGAAGGTAACCCCGGAAGAAGTACTGGAAACAATGGAAATGGGTCGCAGTTATCATGCTGTATCGGTGGACAGTCCCATTGAGGCGAGTTCCGACGGCAGTCATGTCACCTTGTTGGATTTGGTGGGAAATCAGGAGTCAGGCTTTGAACAAGTGGACCAACAGATTTTGCTGAAAAAAGCTTTCCAGGTTTTAACGGACCGGGAACGGGACATTATTCATATGACTTTTTTTGAAAATTTGAGTCAGAAGCAGACAGGAGAGAGCTTGGGAATTTCTCAGATGCATGTATCCCGTCTGCAACGTCGGGCTCTGCGGAAACTGCGTGAATCCATTCGTCTGGAACCGACAGAGGTTATGTAG
- the rsbW gene encoding anti-sigma B factor RsbW, whose amino-acid sequence MNQPKDLIELSMPAKSQFVGVVRLTVSGIANRMGFHYDDIEDMKLAVAEACTNAVDHAYSGCEGKVDVSFRMFEDRLEIRIKDHGNSFDIAAVKARSGPIEKNLPITAMRERGLGLHLMETLMDRVDIHEGEEYKGVVVTLTKFKLRDEVERCVDSPAKTPFY is encoded by the coding sequence ATGAATCAACCGAAGGATTTGATTGAGCTGTCGATGCCTGCCAAATCCCAGTTTGTCGGCGTGGTTCGCCTAACGGTCTCCGGAATTGCCAACCGCATGGGGTTTCACTATGACGATATTGAGGATATGAAGCTGGCAGTGGCAGAGGCATGTACCAACGCAGTGGATCACGCATATAGCGGCTGTGAAGGTAAGGTTGATGTCTCGTTTCGGATGTTTGAAGACCGTTTGGAAATTCGGATCAAGGATCACGGTAACAGCTTTGATATTGCCGCCGTAAAAGCCCGGTCCGGACCCATTGAGAAGAATCTGCCAATTACTGCAATGAGGGAAAGGGGGCTGGGTCTTCACCTGATGGAAACTTTGATGGATCGAGTGGACATCCATGAAGGGGAAGAATATAAAGGCGTGGTTGTCACATTAACCAAGTTTAAGCTTAGGGACGAGGTGGAGCGCTGTGTCGACTCGCCCGCAAAAACACCATTTTACTGA
- a CDS encoding STAS domain-containing protein produces the protein MNVSIHEKTSTDRKMKTLIVSGEVDVFTAPQLREKLMPLCREYSAVYLDLSQVGYMDSTGLGVLIGAYKALRAQGGRLVLVGLNPRLNRLLKITGLTEIIDIEDGS, from the coding sequence ATGAATGTATCAATCCATGAAAAGACCAGCACGGACCGTAAAATGAAAACTTTGATTGTCTCTGGAGAGGTTGACGTCTTTACGGCGCCACAACTCAGAGAAAAGTTGATGCCGTTGTGCCGGGAATACAGTGCGGTATACTTGGATTTATCTCAGGTGGGTTATATGGACAGCACGGGTTTGGGTGTCCTGATCGGTGCTTATAAGGCCCTCCGTGCACAGGGTGGGCGTCTGGTACTGGTGGGGCTGAATCCTCGTCTCAATCGCCTGTTGAAAATTACCGGTTTAACGGAAATTATAGATATCGAAGATGGATCGTAG
- a CDS encoding PP2C family protein-serine/threonine phosphatase, whose protein sequence is MKDKIIQQYEELLTSYMQERQEDQLYAAQQMSKWMLDQKIPPEEIVSYHADAVRKQLPDLPSTVQDSFNLLIEMMIGYGIALKEHEALLHRQKELEYEIEVAVGMQQTLLPDEPPELADLDIGVISVAANRMSGDYYNFVDQGGSVLGIALSDIIGKGIPAALCMSMIKYAMDQLDDPRGPSEILRKLNAVVERNVDPSMFITMVYGVYDSVNHQFQYASAGHEPGFFYKAEQDVFEDLITRGLVLGVTKEVTYQEFNLQLEPGDAVILFSDGVTECRVDGQFLGRERFKELLQEHMHLSAQQAVEAVYQYLYELSNYELKDDQTIILLRRKD, encoded by the coding sequence ATGAAAGATAAAATCATACAACAATATGAGGAGTTGCTCACCTCCTATATGCAAGAGAGACAGGAAGACCAGCTTTATGCAGCCCAGCAGATGAGTAAGTGGATGTTGGATCAGAAGATTCCTCCAGAAGAAATTGTCAGCTATCATGCCGATGCAGTTAGAAAGCAACTTCCCGATCTTCCATCCACTGTCCAGGATTCCTTTAATCTGCTCATCGAAATGATGATTGGATACGGTATTGCACTGAAAGAGCATGAGGCTTTGCTGCATCGCCAAAAGGAATTGGAATATGAGATCGAAGTAGCGGTGGGAATGCAACAAACATTATTGCCGGACGAGCCACCTGAATTGGCTGATCTGGATATTGGGGTGATCAGTGTTGCCGCCAACCGTATGAGTGGTGACTACTACAACTTTGTGGACCAGGGAGGCAGTGTCCTGGGAATCGCTTTGTCCGATATAATCGGCAAAGGAATTCCCGCGGCCCTGTGTATGTCCATGATCAAGTATGCCATGGATCAATTGGATGACCCGCGAGGTCCGTCGGAAATTCTGCGCAAATTGAATGCTGTAGTGGAACGCAATGTGGATCCCAGTATGTTTATCACGATGGTATACGGGGTGTATGATTCCGTGAACCATCAGTTCCAGTATGCGTCAGCGGGGCATGAACCCGGCTTCTTCTATAAGGCGGAACAGGATGTCTTTGAAGATTTGATCACACGTGGATTGGTATTGGGAGTGACCAAGGAAGTAACCTATCAGGAATTTAACCTCCAGCTGGAACCTGGCGATGCGGTGATTCTCTTTTCCGATGGAGTGACTGAATGCCGGGTGGATGGCCAATTTCTGGGCCGTGAACGATTTAAAGAACTTCTCCAGGAGCATATGCATTTGTCAGCACAACAAGCTGTGGAAGCCGTTTATCAATATCTGTATGAGTTATCCAACTATGAGCTGAAAGATGATCAAACCATCATTTTACTGAGACGGAAAGATTAG
- a CDS encoding type II toxin-antitoxin system PemK/MazF family toxin, giving the protein MIVKRGDVYFADLSPVVGSEQGGVRPVLIIQNNIGNRFSPTVIVAAITAQIQKAKLPTHVEIDAKTYGFDRDSVILLEQIRTIDKQRLTDKITHLDHEMMVRVNEGLNISLGLIDF; this is encoded by the coding sequence TTGATTGTAAAACGTGGCGATGTATACTTTGCTGATCTATCTCCCGTGGTCGGATCAGAACAAGGTGGGGTTCGGCCTGTCTTGATTATCCAAAACAATATTGGAAACCGGTTTAGCCCCACTGTAATCGTCGCCGCGATTACCGCTCAAATTCAAAAGGCCAAACTTCCTACTCATGTAGAAATTGATGCTAAAACATATGGATTCGACCGGGATTCGGTCATCTTGCTGGAACAGATCCGTACAATTGATAAACAGCGCCTCACAGACAAGATCACCCATTTGGATCATGAAATGATGGTTCGGGTGAATGAAGGACTCAATATCAGTTTGGGTCTAATTGACTTTTAA
- a CDS encoding CopG family ribbon-helix-helix protein, producing MISLPQNLLQEVDGLVEKEKSNRSEFVRQAMKLYLYERKKRLIREMMQQGYMEMAKINLNIASEAFEAEEEADDTTIRLVSGV from the coding sequence ATGATCAGTTTACCTCAGAATTTGTTACAGGAAGTAGACGGGCTGGTGGAGAAAGAGAAATCAAATCGCAGTGAGTTTGTACGCCAGGCCATGAAATTGTACTTGTATGAACGAAAAAAACGTTTGATTCGTGAAATGATGCAACAAGGTTATATGGAAATGGCCAAGATCAATTTAAATATCGCATCGGAAGCGTTTGAGGCTGAAGAAGAAGCGGACGATACTACGATTCGTTTGGTTAGCGGGGTGTAA
- the alr gene encoding alanine racemase, translated as MIMEPYYRDTTAEVDLDAIAHNVKEFRVRLSPHVRLMAAVKANAYGHGAVPVSRAALQAGATDLAVAFLDEALELRHAGVTAPILVLGYTPTRGIKEAVQQGITLTVYDEESVREISQAGVEAGVTAKVHVKVDTGMGRLGLLEKEVVPFLEKVKAVSGVEAEGLYTHFATADSADKAYCIQQHDALMRVVEQAREKGINPPLIHCSNSAASIDCPEYAHSMIRLGISMYGYYPSSEVNHRRVQLRPALTLKSRIVHLKCPPEGTGISYGKTVTVSGSQWVATLPVGYADGLSRALSNRGFALVHGKRVPIMGRICMDQTMLDVTSAMPVKVGDEVVLYGSQDQETIHVDEVASLLGTISYEVTCMLDRRVPRLYTRSGIVVGRSNPLSR; from the coding sequence ATGATCATGGAGCCGTACTATCGGGATACGACAGCAGAAGTGGATTTGGATGCCATCGCACACAATGTCAAGGAATTTCGGGTACGCTTGTCCCCGCATGTACGGTTGATGGCCGCAGTGAAGGCCAATGCTTACGGTCATGGTGCTGTTCCCGTATCCCGTGCTGCATTGCAAGCCGGGGCCACGGATTTGGCAGTTGCGTTTTTGGATGAAGCATTGGAGCTGCGGCACGCCGGTGTAACGGCTCCGATTCTGGTACTGGGTTATACACCGACTCGGGGGATTAAAGAGGCGGTGCAGCAGGGAATTACACTTACGGTATATGATGAGGAATCAGTAAGGGAAATCAGTCAAGCCGGAGTGGAAGCAGGGGTTACTGCCAAAGTTCATGTCAAAGTGGATACGGGAATGGGACGCCTGGGGTTACTGGAAAAAGAGGTTGTCCCTTTTCTTGAGAAAGTAAAAGCCGTTTCCGGTGTGGAGGCGGAAGGGCTTTATACCCACTTTGCCACGGCTGACTCAGCGGATAAAGCTTATTGTATTCAGCAACACGATGCATTGATGCGAGTGGTGGAACAAGCACGGGAGAAAGGAATCAACCCACCTCTCATTCATTGCTCCAACAGCGCCGCATCCATCGATTGTCCCGAGTATGCTCACAGCATGATCCGCCTGGGAATCAGTATGTACGGATATTATCCATCTTCAGAGGTGAATCACCGTCGTGTTCAATTGCGTCCTGCTCTTACGTTGAAAAGTCGAATCGTCCATTTGAAGTGTCCTCCTGAAGGAACAGGGATCAGCTATGGAAAAACAGTGACTGTAAGTGGTTCCCAATGGGTGGCGACACTCCCTGTCGGGTATGCCGACGGACTCAGCCGTGCTCTTTCCAACCGGGGGTTTGCTCTGGTTCACGGGAAACGGGTGCCGATTATGGGGAGGATTTGCATGGATCAAACCATGTTGGATGTTACCTCCGCCATGCCGGTAAAGGTGGGAGATGAGGTCGTATTGTATGGCTCTCAGGATCAGGAGACGATTCATGTGGATGAAGTCGCTTCCCTGTTGGGGACGATATCCTATGAGGTGACTTGTATGTTGGATCGCAGGGTTCCCAGATTATACACTCGATCTGGCATAGTTGTTGGCAGAAGCAATCCTTTGAGTCGGTGA
- a CDS encoding YiiX/YebB-like N1pC/P60 family cysteine hydrolase, whose translation MGKRVRSFVIVATLLGMISLTTPTYASEERMTPDEERMFEKERVEKIKESEEYMKNWYDEEKSNSSTNEIEAQAKMKKRQGNILVTLQGGSSLSKITGHAGMYANHKKKIRTIESFPKTKTTKDGVRIYTKTWTKRYTNFKALYVKGQSKNKHTKAGSYAKKQIGKKYNWKFTNKTRTDKFYCSQLVWRAWKSQGKDLDHDGGPSVWPVDILKSKHTKTYFTK comes from the coding sequence ATGGGCAAAAGAGTTCGTTCTTTTGTTATTGTAGCTACACTACTTGGCATGATTTCACTAACCACACCAACATATGCATCTGAAGAGAGAATGACTCCAGATGAAGAGAGAATGTTTGAAAAGGAACGAGTAGAGAAAATAAAGGAATCCGAGGAATATATGAAGAATTGGTACGATGAAGAAAAGAGCAATTCGAGTACCAACGAAATAGAAGCGCAAGCCAAAATGAAAAAAAGACAAGGAAATATTCTGGTAACACTACAAGGAGGTTCTTCTCTGTCCAAAATCACTGGACACGCTGGAATGTATGCAAATCACAAAAAGAAGATTCGCACTATAGAAAGTTTCCCCAAAACAAAAACAACTAAGGATGGCGTTCGTATCTACACAAAAACCTGGACTAAACGTTACACAAACTTTAAAGCTTTGTATGTCAAAGGCCAATCCAAAAACAAACACACCAAAGCGGGATCATATGCCAAAAAACAAATAGGAAAAAAATACAATTGGAAGTTTACAAATAAAACACGAACCGACAAATTTTACTGCTCCCAACTTGTATGGAGAGCTTGGAAAAGCCAAGGCAAAGATCTGGATCACGATGGTGGCCCATCTGTATGGCCTGTTGATATCCTGAAATCGAAACATACTAAAACCTACTTTACAAAATAA
- a CDS encoding outer membrane lipoprotein-sorting protein has protein sequence MRRIAWVLIVMTVIAVFLTACGQKTPEQIISDLSKRSEKLKSYKSQGKMTIHTGDQPQEYEVEVWYKKPHFYRVALKNTKKDVTQILLRNDEGVFVLTPHLDKSFRFQSDWPENGGQVYLYQSLLDSIIHDSSRKLEIAEKSYQFDVAAEYSQNKTLNKQRIQMDSNYNPQKVEVMDDEDKVMVEVQFDRFEPDASFDDNAFDMERNMTGYAGKPLPAWSKKEEGKKGKKESFGVLTPEYIPGGSKLVDENTVNTPEGKAVIMRYKGKEPFTITQKKPEAAVTSLPVYGKPIQLESTYGVLLEMDGKKRLSWTAEEIDLDLYGKLSEQEMVQIARSVTKKSEK, from the coding sequence ATGCGTCGGATTGCATGGGTCTTAATCGTTATGACGGTAATCGCCGTCTTTCTCACAGCCTGTGGACAAAAAACGCCGGAGCAAATTATCAGCGATCTGTCGAAACGGTCAGAAAAACTGAAAAGCTATAAAAGCCAGGGGAAGATGACCATTCATACAGGTGATCAACCACAGGAATATGAAGTGGAGGTATGGTATAAAAAGCCGCACTTTTATCGGGTGGCCTTGAAAAATACCAAAAAAGACGTGACCCAGATCTTATTGCGCAATGACGAAGGTGTGTTCGTATTGACTCCCCATCTGGATAAAAGCTTCCGCTTTCAAAGCGATTGGCCGGAAAACGGAGGTCAGGTATACTTATACCAATCACTTCTGGACAGTATCATTCATGATTCGTCCCGTAAATTGGAAATCGCTGAAAAGTCCTATCAATTTGATGTAGCGGCTGAATACAGCCAGAATAAAACATTGAATAAACAACGGATCCAGATGGATTCGAACTACAATCCGCAAAAAGTGGAAGTGATGGACGATGAGGATAAAGTAATGGTGGAAGTCCAGTTTGACCGATTTGAGCCGGATGCATCTTTTGACGATAATGCCTTTGATATGGAGCGCAATATGACAGGGTATGCCGGAAAGCCTCTTCCTGCCTGGTCCAAAAAAGAGGAAGGGAAAAAAGGTAAAAAAGAATCCTTTGGGGTGTTAACTCCAGAGTACATCCCTGGAGGAAGCAAATTGGTGGATGAAAATACGGTCAACACTCCTGAAGGAAAAGCGGTAATCATGCGGTATAAAGGAAAGGAACCCTTTACCATTACCCAAAAAAAACCGGAAGCGGCGGTAACCAGCTTGCCGGTTTACGGTAAACCGATCCAGCTGGAATCCACCTATGGGGTACTGTTGGAAATGGACGGGAAAAAACGTCTTTCCTGGACTGCGGAAGAAATAGATCTGGATCTTTATGGAAAATTATCTGAACAGGAAATGGTTCAAATCGCCCGCTCCGTGACGAAAAAGAGTGAGAAATGA